The following are from one region of the Lepeophtheirus salmonis chromosome 8, UVic_Lsal_1.4, whole genome shotgun sequence genome:
- the LOC121123058 gene encoding uncharacterized protein codes for MKIFLGLLALLAVALADHSPAQIYSPPPTYKPAPAPVYPDTPPRYKYRYAAKDDYEGLYFNADESRDGYATNGVYSVLLPDGRVKTVTYNVADAYSGFVADVTYSKPPPDYKPAPPSLSYKPSPSPSYKPAPPSPAYKPAPPPPSYKPVLLPVHKPAPPPVYKPAPSPVYTPSPIPSYKPTPSPIYYKPLPTPAYKPAPAYSA; via the exons ATGAAG ATCTTTTTAGGATTACTTGCTCTGTTGGCTGTTGCTCTTGCAGATCATTCACCAGCTCAAATATATTCTCCTCCACCAACCTACAAACCCGCCCCTGCTCCAGTCTATCCCGACACTCCTCCAAGATATAAATACCGATATGCTGCCAAGGATGACTACGAGGGGCTCTACTTCAACGCTGATGAATCTCGTGATGGATACGCCACCAATGGAGTCTACAGTGTCCTTCTACCTGATGGGCGTGTCAAAACTGTGACTTACAACGTAGCTGATGCTTACTCTGGATTCGTTGCTGATGTGACTTACTCCAAGCCTCCTCCAGATTACAAGCCAGCTCCACCTTCCCTATCTTATAAGCCTTCTCCAAGTCCATCCTATAAGCCTGCCCCACCTTCACCAGCCTACAAACCAGCTCCTCCTCCCCCATCTTACAAGCCTGTCCTACTTCCAGTTCATAAGCCTGCCCCTCCCCCAGTTTACAAGCCTGCACCCTCTCCAGTCTATACGCCTTCACCCATTCCATCTTATAAGCCCACCCCATCTCCTATTTACTACAAGCCCCTACCAACCCCTGCATACAAACCTGCTCCTGCCTATAGTGCTTAA
- the LOC121123407 gene encoding uncharacterized protein yields the protein MKSFIALSTLMTIAFADHPAPAPYHPAPAPYHPAPSYKPAPYHPAPSYKEEPAIYQYQYAVSDEYAGLNFGADEARDGYSTNGKYSVALPDGRIQTVSYNVADAYSGYVADVTYSGEAKYEPYHPAPAPYKAAPVYHAAPAPYKPAPVYRPAPVYHAAPAPYKPVPAYKPVPAYKPAPTYSPAPAYKPAPVYHS from the exons ATGAAG TCCTTCATTGCCTTGTCCACCCTCATGACCATTGCCTTTGCTGACCACCCAGCACCTGCTCCATACCACCCAGCCCCTGCTCCTTATCACCCAGCTCCATCTTACAAACCCGCTCCTTACCACCCAGCTCCTTCCTACAAAGAAGAGCCTGCAATCTACCAATATCAATATGCTGTCAGTGATGAATATGCTGGACTCAACTTTGGAGCTGATGAGGCCCGTGATGGATACTCCACCAATGGAAAGTACTCTGTTGCCCTTCCCGACGGTCGCATCCAAACCGTGTCCTACAACGTTGCTGATGCTTACTCAGGCTATGTTGCTGACGTTACCTACTCTGGAGAGGCCAAATACGAGCCATACCACCCTGCCCCAGCTCCATACAAGGCTGCTCCCGTCTACCACGCTGCTCCAGCTCCATACAAGCCTGCCCCTGTCTACAGGCCAGCTCCTGTATACCACGCAGCTCCAGCTCCATACAAGCCTGTTCCTGCCTACAAGCCTGTTCCTGCCTACAAGCCTGCTCCCACCTACAGCCCTGCTCCCGCCTACAAGCCTGCTCCAGTGTACCATtcttaa